A window from Photobacterium leiognathi encodes these proteins:
- a CDS encoding cache domain-containing protein, whose product MPLKAKLILLTLLPLLIVTASISWISIYQAKTLGQKEVTVFRESLINAKEAALKDSVDLALDAIAHIYHDPNLDTSDAQQRVKKILTNLRYGTDGYFFVYDKNGVNLVHPIMPELIGQNLINIQDQQGDYLIASLLSQAQSGGGYHQYLWQKPSTGATVNKLSYSEWLDKWEWMIGTGLYIEDVSEDVDMMQQAINHNIDTIFFSIVVILTVTVAVIIVITLAINLHEHRLADRNLKELAHKTVMFQEAEKKHLARELHDGINQLLVSSKCHLELLSIQSIDSKFVDYLNKSMYSLTLAINEVRHISHKLRPSALDDIGLEAALTTLLQDYQSHSGTQVDTLFDTQAGRLDSDVATTLYRVVQESLNNIVKHAEATKVEVHLKQMGNLLQLIIRDNGKGFDSQNKNQQKGIGLRNMRERVEFIGGEFELSSEQGFGTELTVLLNLDGLVYDGTND is encoded by the coding sequence ATGCCATTAAAAGCAAAGTTAATCTTACTGACATTGCTGCCTTTATTGATCGTTACTGCCAGTATTAGTTGGATCTCGATTTATCAAGCGAAAACCCTAGGGCAAAAAGAAGTTACCGTATTTCGTGAAAGCTTGATTAACGCAAAAGAAGCGGCATTAAAAGACAGTGTCGATCTAGCATTGGATGCTATTGCCCATATTTACCATGATCCAAATTTAGATACTTCAGATGCTCAGCAGCGTGTTAAAAAAATCCTAACTAACTTACGCTATGGCACAGATGGTTACTTCTTTGTTTATGATAAAAACGGGGTCAATTTAGTCCATCCGATCATGCCTGAGCTTATTGGTCAGAACCTGATTAACATTCAAGATCAGCAAGGAGATTATTTAATCGCTTCATTGTTATCACAGGCGCAAAGTGGAGGCGGTTATCACCAGTATTTGTGGCAAAAACCATCGACAGGTGCCACCGTTAACAAGCTCAGTTATTCCGAGTGGTTAGATAAATGGGAATGGATGATTGGAACGGGGCTATATATCGAAGATGTCAGTGAAGACGTTGATATGATGCAGCAAGCGATTAACCATAATATCGACACCATTTTCTTCTCTATTGTAGTGATATTAACGGTGACCGTTGCGGTGATCATCGTTATTACCTTAGCAATTAACTTACATGAACATCGCTTGGCTGACAGAAACTTAAAAGAGCTTGCCCATAAAACGGTGATGTTTCAAGAAGCAGAGAAAAAGCATTTAGCCCGTGAACTTCATGATGGGATCAATCAGTTATTGGTTTCCAGTAAATGTCATTTAGAGTTACTTAGTATCCAATCAATTGACAGTAAGTTTGTCGATTACCTAAATAAGTCAATGTACTCGCTGACCTTAGCGATTAATGAAGTACGACATATTTCCCATAAGCTAAGACCAAGTGCATTGGATGACATAGGTTTAGAGGCGGCATTAACGACATTATTGCAAGATTATCAATCTCACTCAGGTACCCAGGTTGATACCTTGTTTGATACTCAAGCAGGACGCTTAGATTCTGATGTCGCAACCACCTTATATCGTGTAGTGCAGGAATCGCTCAATAATATAGTAAAACATGCAGAAGCCACCAAAGTGGAAGTGCATTTAAAACAAATGGGTAACTTATTACAGTTGATCATTCGTGATAATGGTAAAGGTTTTGATAGCCAGAATAAGAATCAACAAAAAGGAATTGGTTTACGCAATATGCGTGAGCGAGTGGAGTTTATTGGCGGTGAGTTTGAACTCAGTAGTGAGCAGGGATTCGGCACTGAGCTTACCGTATTATTAAATTTGGATGGCTTAGTCTATGACGGAACAAACGATTAA
- a CDS encoding response regulator transcription factor, translated as MTEQTIKVVIVDDHQVVIDGFMARLQLEPDIDVIGTASNGIEALEVISQLDPDVILMDISMPIMNGIDATAQIKKQYPDAKVLMLTMHDNREYIMKVMQVGAMGYMLKEISAEKMVQAIKTVNQGSTYFCETTSQTIFTQAATPIAAPEVNPLSRREEGILKHVAQGLSSKQIAKALDISYRTVETHRQNIKHKLDLHSTAELAKYALEKGLVD; from the coding sequence ATGACGGAACAAACGATTAAGGTTGTCATTGTCGATGATCACCAAGTGGTGATTGATGGCTTTATGGCACGATTACAATTAGAGCCTGATATTGATGTGATAGGTACAGCGAGTAATGGTATCGAAGCATTAGAGGTGATCAGCCAACTTGATCCCGACGTGATATTAATGGATATCAGTATGCCGATCATGAATGGTATTGATGCCACCGCACAGATAAAAAAGCAGTACCCTGATGCGAAAGTGTTAATGTTGACCATGCATGATAATCGTGAGTACATCATGAAGGTGATGCAGGTAGGAGCGATGGGCTATATGTTGAAAGAAATTTCGGCAGAAAAAATGGTGCAAGCGATCAAAACGGTCAATCAAGGATCCACTTATTTTTGTGAAACCACAAGCCAGACTATTTTTACTCAAGCTGCTACTCCCATTGCCGCTCCTGAAGTGAACCCATTAAGCCGACGTGAAGAGGGGATTTTAAAACACGTAGCGCAAGGCCTTAGCAGTAAACAAATAGCCAAAGCGCTAGATATAAGTTATCGCACCGTTGAAACCCATCGACAAAATATCAAACATAAATTAGATCTACACTCGACGGCAGAGCTAGCAAAATACGCTTTAGAAAAAGGATTAGTTGATTAA
- a CDS encoding TRAP transporter small permease subunit, which yields MKSLITLERLFNRIGDALGWLASILFLLLLLNVVYDVVMRYVFNDVSIAFQEMEWHLFSAVFLLGVPYAIRASGHVRVDVFFERLSRKTQAIIDILGTLFLLLPFCLLVTWYGIDFAKESYQLGETSGDPGGLAYRWIIKAMIPLSFGLMAISGLGLIVHSLNTLVNPQASSSKQDQ from the coding sequence ATGAAAAGTCTCATTACACTGGAGCGATTGTTCAATCGCATTGGTGATGCCCTTGGCTGGTTAGCCAGTATTTTATTTTTACTATTATTGCTCAATGTCGTTTATGACGTTGTTATGCGATACGTTTTTAACGATGTTTCTATCGCCTTTCAAGAAATGGAATGGCATCTGTTTTCTGCCGTTTTCTTATTAGGTGTGCCTTATGCCATCCGTGCGTCAGGACATGTTCGTGTAGACGTGTTTTTTGAGCGTCTTTCCCGCAAGACACAAGCCATTATCGATATTCTTGGCACTCTGTTTTTGTTATTGCCTTTCTGCTTACTAGTGACTTGGTACGGAATTGATTTTGCCAAAGAAAGTTATCAGTTAGGCGAAACTTCAGGCGATCCTGGTGGGTTGGCTTATCGCTGGATCATCAAAGCCATGATCCCATTATCATTTGGTTTAATGGCGATCAGTGGACTTGGGCTGATTGTTCATTCTCTTAATACCTTGGTTAATCCCCAAGCCTCTTCATCTAAACAAGATCAGTAA
- a CDS encoding TRAP transporter large permease gives MIGIVMFFVALFALLLGFPVAFTFGGIALIFGVWAEGLDMFAFMPYRIQSIMENTVLMAVPLFVFMGLVLQKTRLAEQLLESMGRLFGGVRGGIAISTVLVGALLAASTGVVGASVVAMGLISLPVMLKYNYDKGLACGTICASGTLGQIIPPSIVLILLGDVLGVQVGDLFQAALWPGFVLVGAYILYILIYAKLNPDAAQPIERDASVSRSKEVFDALKAVVPPLALIVVVLGSIFVGIATPTESAALGGFGAIVLAVMYRAFSWNMLYQAAKETVKVTAMVFAILLGATAFSMAFTYTGGDYLVEEWMMALPGEKWGFLIITMLVILILGFFIDFVEICFIIVPILAPVAEMMGINMTWFAILIAMNLQTSFLTPPFGFSLFYLKGVAPAGVTTRDIYRGVMPFIAIQIAVLASILVFPGFYGMG, from the coding sequence ATGATCGGAATAGTGATGTTTTTTGTCGCCTTGTTTGCACTCTTGTTAGGCTTTCCTGTTGCCTTTACCTTTGGTGGTATTGCCTTAATTTTTGGCGTATGGGCAGAAGGGCTCGATATGTTTGCGTTCATGCCGTACCGCATTCAGTCGATTATGGAAAATACGGTATTAATGGCGGTGCCGCTGTTTGTTTTCATGGGACTGGTGTTACAAAAAACACGTCTTGCCGAACAGTTATTAGAATCCATGGGGCGATTATTTGGTGGCGTCCGTGGTGGTATTGCCATTTCTACAGTCTTAGTCGGAGCATTGCTTGCAGCATCCACAGGTGTCGTTGGGGCATCAGTGGTAGCGATGGGGTTAATATCCCTACCTGTAATGTTGAAATACAATTACGATAAGGGGCTTGCCTGCGGCACCATTTGTGCGTCTGGTACATTAGGGCAAATCATCCCACCGTCAATTGTGTTGATCCTATTGGGCGATGTTTTAGGAGTGCAGGTTGGAGACTTATTCCAAGCAGCATTATGGCCGGGCTTTGTGTTAGTCGGTGCTTATATTCTTTATATTTTAATCTACGCCAAGCTTAATCCAGACGCTGCACAACCAATTGAACGTGATGCCAGTGTGAGTCGTTCAAAAGAAGTGTTCGATGCATTGAAAGCGGTAGTACCACCATTGGCACTCATCGTTGTGGTGTTAGGTTCTATTTTTGTCGGTATTGCAACACCAACGGAATCAGCAGCATTAGGCGGTTTTGGTGCGATCGTGCTTGCTGTGATGTACCGTGCCTTTAGCTGGAATATGCTCTACCAAGCAGCGAAAGAAACCGTCAAAGTAACAGCGATGGTTTTTGCTATTTTGCTCGGGGCAACCGCATTCTCGATGGCATTTACTTATACCGGAGGTGATTATCTGGTTGAAGAATGGATGATGGCACTACCGGGCGAGAAATGGGGCTTTTTGATCATTACCATGTTAGTGATTCTGATCTTAGGTTTCTTTATCGATTTTGTTGAGATCTGTTTCATTATCGTACCTATTCTTGCCCCTGTTGCGGAAATGATGGGTATCAACATGACGTGGTTTGCAATTCTAATTGCGATGAACCTGCAAACCTCTTTCTTAACCCCACCATTTGGTTTTAGTTTGTTTTACCTTAAAGGGGTTGCACCTGCTGGCGTTACGACGCGAGATATTTACCGTGGTGTAATGCCATTTATCGCCATTCAAATAGCAGTACTTGCTTCCATATTGGTATTCCCCGGATTCTATGGCATGGGTTAA